In the Aliarcobacter cryaerophilus genome, one interval contains:
- a CDS encoding HpcH/HpaI aldolase/citrate lyase family protein: protein MTSAIDLSKLTAKDDLTPVLGGYWPGIQIYYPPIKFNPLDGSYESIEQAKLRLQKHAYNTRAHTVLFDLEDGCRQKAMSRELLIQELPKFPARDFQIAVRINPFRTEEYEEDLKMLKQIHQYIDVIVLAKAGEVYGSAEIRDLSSWLISIGSNLTIQPIVEHPKSLQIADRLMEYSTVKHIVFGIHDFSKAMAYKITPKGWIDELETYFDMLTLEARIKGKGVIGGVEVMLTPHSLPSNCVEKKDIRRWLDLHGDEASKYVYSHALRESSMGLTGKQVITPNHINICKVAFTPSPNEIAKDVSILKAALEADALLSGAIRYEGEMLDPPMFGKSLQNILRAYALKSLTKEDELFALSVLNKMPLNTFKENWPYGQL from the coding sequence ATGACTTCTGCGATAGATTTATCAAAACTCACAGCAAAAGATGATTTAACTCCAGTTCTTGGTGGTTATTGGCCAGGGATTCAAATTTATTATCCCCCTATAAAGTTTAACCCGCTAGATGGTTCTTATGAGAGTATAGAACAAGCGAAATTAAGACTTCAAAAACACGCTTACAATACAAGAGCACATACAGTTTTATTTGACTTAGAAGATGGATGTAGACAAAAAGCTATGAGTAGAGAGCTTTTAATTCAAGAGTTACCAAAATTTCCTGCTAGAGATTTTCAAATAGCAGTAAGAATAAATCCATTTAGAACAGAAGAGTATGAAGAGGATTTAAAAATGCTTAAACAAATTCATCAATATATTGATGTAATAGTTTTAGCAAAAGCTGGAGAAGTTTATGGAAGTGCTGAAATTAGAGATTTATCTTCTTGGTTAATCTCTATTGGAAGTAATCTTACAATTCAACCAATCGTTGAACATCCAAAATCACTTCAAATAGCTGATAGATTAATGGAGTATTCAACTGTAAAACATATAGTATTTGGAATTCATGACTTTTCAAAAGCTATGGCATATAAAATCACTCCTAAGGGTTGGATTGATGAACTTGAAACTTACTTTGATATGCTAACTTTAGAAGCTAGAATTAAAGGAAAAGGTGTAATTGGTGGGGTTGAAGTAATGCTAACTCCTCACTCACTACCAAGTAACTGTGTTGAGAAAAAAGATATTAGAAGATGGCTTGATTTACATGGAGATGAGGCTAGTAAATATGTTTACTCTCATGCATTAAGAGAGAGTTCTATGGGACTTACTGGAAAACAAGTAATTACTCCAAACCATATAAATATATGTAAAGTTGCATTTACACCATCTCCAAATGAGATTGCAAAAGATGTTTCTATATTAAAAGCAGCACTTGAGGCTGATGCTCTTTTAAGTGGGGCGATTAGATATGAAGGTGAAATGCTAGATCCTCCAATGTTTGGTAAATCTTTACAAAATATTTTAAGAGCTTATGCTTTAAAAAGTTTAACAAAAGAGGATGAGTTATTTGCACTTTCAGTATTAAATAAAATGCCTCTAAATACATTTAAAGAAAACTGGCCATATGGTCAATTGTAA
- the bioD gene encoding dethiobiotin synthase, whose protein sequence is MKINPQDYIGKAIFITATNTNVGKTFASEVFLKYFAKNGLKVGYFKPIETGVIDNTPLDGIKMFELVKKLNPNFLKLTINDIVPYQFNLPASPYVAKGNTFLDIDFLIEKKEYLQTFCDVLIIEGAGGLFVPIKKDFFMIDFIKELRVKTFLITSSKLGCINDTLLSIEALKNKQIDFDFFINLYEDKDSFEEISKPFLKDYFKELKFLQDYKI, encoded by the coding sequence ATGAAGATTAACCCTCAAGATTATATAGGAAAAGCAATATTTATAACAGCAACAAATACAAATGTAGGTAAAACATTTGCGAGTGAAGTTTTTTTAAAATATTTTGCAAAAAATGGTTTAAAAGTTGGATATTTCAAACCAATTGAAACAGGAGTTATAGATAACACGCCACTTGATGGTATAAAAATGTTTGAACTTGTAAAAAAACTAAATCCTAATTTTTTAAAACTTACAATAAATGATATTGTGCCTTATCAATTTAATCTTCCTGCTTCACCTTATGTTGCAAAAGGAAACACTTTTTTAGATATTGATTTTTTAATAGAAAAAAAAGAGTATTTACAAACTTTTTGCGATGTTTTAATTATTGAAGGAGCTGGTGGATTGTTTGTACCAATTAAAAAAGATTTTTTTATGATTGATTTTATAAAAGAGCTAAGAGTTAAAACTTTTTTAATAACTTCTTCAAAGCTAGGATGTATAAATGATACACTTCTTTCAATTGAAGCTTTAAAAAATAAGCAAATAGATTTTGATTTTTTTATAAATTTATATGAAGATAAAGATAGTTTTGAAGAGATTTCAAAGCCATTTTTAAAAGATTATTTTAAAGAGTTGAAGTTTTTGCAAGATTATAAAATATAG
- a CDS encoding ATP-dependent Clp protease adaptor ClpS, with translation MSNEIEIELNEDLEVEEPKKYNVFLLNDDYSTMDFVIDVLVKVFRKNQTEAEAIMLEVHNNQKGLCGVYSFEIASTKVAQVKSLAREKGFPLKAIMEEE, from the coding sequence GTGAGTAATGAGATAGAAATTGAATTAAATGAAGATTTAGAGGTAGAAGAGCCAAAGAAGTACAATGTTTTTTTATTAAATGATGACTATTCTACTATGGATTTTGTAATAGATGTTTTAGTAAAAGTATTTAGAAAAAATCAAACTGAAGCAGAAGCAATAATGCTAGAGGTTCACAACAACCAAAAAGGTCTTTGTGGAGTTTATAGTTTTGAGATTGCTTCTACAAAAGTTGCACAAGTAAAAAGCCTTGCTAGAGAAAAAGGGTTTCCCTTAAAAGCCATAATGGAAGAAGAGTAA
- the clpA gene encoding ATP-dependent Clp protease ATP-binding subunit ClpA — protein sequence MISKELRHIFAQAINYARANKHEYLTLEHIFLMLINNSTIENMFFDLGVDTKILFDDLKTYIEANTPKLPDDIKDDPIETVALSSTIEYMVAHTQSSGKTKANVEDMFVAILKDEKAYSTYLLKRLGIQRVDILEEISHKIDDENFDQKDEQNDKNEKILEQNSSELVSIAKKSKIDPVIGRDKELERVIEILGRRKKNNPLLVGEPGVGKTAIAEGLALKIANEEVPDFLKDSKIFSLDMGSMLAGTKYRGDFEKKLKSLLKEISKIPNAILFIDEIHTIVGAGSVGGSAMDASNILKPLLANGSIKCIGATTFLEYRNDFAKDKALSRRFAKVDVNEPTIEDSILILEGLKSKYEEFHGVKYSKSAIISAVELSKKYIQDRFLPDCAIDVIDEVGASKKIELSKTLKTKNDANITIVSKDVEDVVSKMAHIPPRSATKSDLSLLKNLEKNMQKRVFGQDKAINSIVQAIKINKAGLGVDKKPIGSFLFTGPTGVGKTEVAKELALQMGIHFERFDMSEYMEAHAVSRLIGAPAGYVGFEQGGLLTEAIRKHPHTVLLLDEIEKAHPDLMSILLQVMDNAELTDNSGNKADFQNVVLIMTSNLGVSEANVMGFAKNDKLNENRAINKFFAPEFRNRLDCVVSFDSLSLDIVSKVAGKFIEDLEKQLEGKKIKIEISKKAKDELAKLGYDKAMGARPLNRVISEKIKKPLTDEILFGKLKKGGVVKIDFKDDFVFIYE from the coding sequence ATGATAAGTAAAGAGTTAAGGCATATTTTTGCACAAGCAATAAATTATGCAAGAGCAAATAAGCATGAATATTTAACATTAGAGCATATTTTTTTAATGCTAATAAATAATTCAACAATAGAAAATATGTTTTTTGATTTAGGTGTTGATACAAAGATTTTATTTGATGATTTAAAAACATATATAGAAGCAAATACACCAAAATTGCCAGATGATATAAAAGATGACCCTATAGAAACAGTAGCTTTGTCTTCAACTATTGAGTATATGGTAGCTCATACTCAAAGTAGTGGGAAAACAAAAGCAAATGTTGAAGATATGTTTGTAGCAATTTTAAAAGATGAAAAAGCATATTCTACATATTTACTAAAAAGATTGGGAATTCAAAGAGTAGATATTTTAGAAGAGATTTCTCATAAAATAGATGATGAAAATTTTGATCAAAAAGATGAACAAAATGATAAAAATGAAAAAATTTTAGAGCAAAATTCAAGCGAGCTTGTAAGTATTGCAAAAAAATCAAAAATCGATCCAGTTATTGGAAGAGATAAAGAGCTTGAAAGAGTGATTGAGATTTTAGGAAGAAGAAAGAAAAATAATCCACTTTTAGTTGGAGAACCAGGTGTTGGAAAAACTGCAATTGCCGAAGGTTTGGCTTTAAAGATTGCAAATGAAGAAGTGCCAGATTTTTTAAAAGATTCAAAAATATTCTCTCTTGATATGGGCTCTATGTTAGCTGGAACAAAATATAGAGGAGATTTTGAAAAAAAACTCAAATCACTTTTAAAAGAGATATCGAAAATCCCAAATGCAATACTATTTATAGATGAGATTCATACAATTGTAGGTGCTGGAAGTGTTGGTGGAAGTGCTATGGATGCTTCAAATATATTAAAACCACTTTTAGCAAATGGTAGTATAAAATGTATTGGAGCTACTACATTTTTGGAGTATAGAAATGATTTTGCAAAAGATAAAGCACTTAGTAGAAGATTTGCAAAAGTTGATGTAAATGAACCAACTATTGAAGACTCTATTTTGATTTTGGAAGGGTTAAAATCAAAATATGAAGAGTTTCATGGTGTTAAATATTCAAAAAGTGCAATTATAAGCGCAGTTGAACTTAGTAAAAAATATATTCAAGACAGATTTTTGCCAGATTGTGCAATAGATGTAATAGATGAGGTAGGTGCTAGTAAAAAAATCGAGTTATCAAAAACTTTAAAAACAAAAAATGATGCAAATATTACAATAGTTTCAAAAGATGTAGAAGATGTTGTCTCAAAAATGGCACATATTCCACCAAGAAGTGCTACAAAATCAGATTTATCACTACTTAAAAACTTAGAAAAAAATATGCAAAAAAGAGTTTTTGGGCAGGATAAAGCTATAAATTCAATAGTTCAAGCAATAAAAATAAATAAAGCTGGATTAGGAGTTGATAAAAAACCAATAGGAAGCTTTCTTTTTACGGGACCAACAGGAGTTGGTAAAACAGAAGTAGCTAAAGAATTGGCACTTCAAATGGGAATTCACTTTGAAAGATTTGATATGAGTGAATATATGGAAGCTCATGCCGTTTCAAGGTTAATTGGGGCACCAGCTGGTTATGTTGGATTTGAACAGGGTGGACTTTTGACTGAAGCTATTAGAAAACATCCTCATACAGTTTTACTTTTAGATGAGATTGAAAAGGCACATCCAGATTTGATGTCAATATTACTTCAAGTTATGGATAATGCCGAATTAACAGATAATAGTGGAAATAAAGCAGATTTTCAAAATGTTGTTTTAATTATGACTTCAAATTTAGGAGTATCTGAAGCAAATGTTATGGGATTTGCTAAAAATGATAAATTAAATGAAAATAGGGCGATAAATAAGTTTTTTGCGCCAGAATTTAGAAATAGACTTGATTGTGTTGTTAGTTTTGATAGTTTAAGTTTGGATATTGTTTCAAAAGTTGCAGGAAAGTTTATAGAGGATTTGGAAAAGCAGCTTGAAGGTAAGAAAATAAAAATAGAAATTAGTAAAAAAGCAAAAGATGAGTTAGCAAAACTAGGATATGACAAAGCAATGGGTGCAAGACCTTTAAATAGGGTGATTTCTGAAAAAATAAAAAAACCTCTAACTGATGAAATTTTGTTTGGTAAACTTAAAAAAGGTGGAGTAGTAAAAATTGATTTTAAAGATGATTTTGTTTTTATTTATGAATAA
- a CDS encoding c-type cytochrome, with amino-acid sequence MKKGIAVVATSLLLFVGCTEDKKEAKEQVAPKQEVTQNVEEKAKEVKTEVKVEEKKAEETKQVNETASNELNAETLFKTCASCHGLKGEKEALGKSQVITGWDKDRVIKALNGYKDGSYGGVMKNLMKTHVETKTPEQIEVLADYISKLQ; translated from the coding sequence ATGAAAAAAGGTATTGCAGTTGTAGCAACTTCACTGTTACTGTTTGTTGGTTGTACAGAAGATAAAAAAGAGGCAAAAGAACAAGTAGCTCCAAAACAAGAAGTTACTCAAAATGTTGAAGAAAAAGCTAAAGAAGTTAAAACAGAAGTAAAAGTTGAAGAGAAAAAAGCAGAAGAGACAAAACAAGTAAATGAAACTGCTTCAAATGAGTTAAATGCAGAAACTTTATTTAAAACATGTGCTTCATGTCATGGATTAAAAGGTGAAAAAGAGGCTTTAGGAAAATCTCAAGTAATTACAGGTTGGGATAAGGATAGAGTTATAAAAGCTTTAAATGGATATAAAGATGGAAGTTATGGTGGAGTTATGAAAAATCTTATGAAAACTCATGTAGAAACAAAAACTCCAGAACAAATTGAAGTTTTGGCAGATTATATTTCAAAACTTCAGTAA
- a CDS encoding IS5 family transposase → MAGLFDLEFHEKKIKKYQPILAKLDLVIDWEMFRETIEKALYVEPKGAGGRPPFDKIMMFKILILQKYYNLSDEQTEFQINDRTSFKQFLGLKIGDTIPDEKTIWHFKEQLANKDLSKSLFEMFVVALMDKGIIAKEGSIVDATFVDVPKQRNSKEDNADIKKGAVPLKFGKKDKNGKRSKLCQKDTDARWMTKSGEKHFGFKDHINADEKTKLITKYSVTSAAPHDSTEIENIVDETDNRLHADSAYRSKEIEEHLKAIECESFVHEKGYRGSPLTEQQKESNNKKSKIRARVEHIFGFMTNSMNNALYMRSIGIKRIKELLNLTYNLFRFEQLIRLEKVKI, encoded by the coding sequence ATGGCAGGATTATTCGATTTAGAGTTTCATGAAAAAAAGATTAAAAAGTATCAACCAATATTAGCTAAACTTGATCTTGTGATAGATTGGGAGATGTTTAGAGAAACAATAGAAAAAGCTTTATATGTTGAACCCAAAGGTGCTGGTGGAAGACCACCATTTGATAAAATAATGATGTTTAAAATCTTAATCTTGCAAAAATACTATAACCTCTCTGATGAACAAACAGAGTTTCAGATAAATGATAGAACATCATTTAAACAATTTTTAGGATTAAAAATTGGTGATACTATTCCTGATGAAAAAACTATATGGCACTTTAAAGAGCAATTAGCAAATAAAGATTTATCTAAAAGCTTATTTGAAATGTTTGTTGTAGCTTTGATGGATAAAGGAATTATAGCTAAAGAGGGAAGTATTGTAGATGCGACATTTGTAGATGTTCCAAAACAAAGAAATTCTAAAGAGGATAATGCAGATATTAAAAAAGGTGCAGTGCCGTTAAAGTTTGGTAAAAAAGATAAGAATGGTAAACGATCCAAACTATGCCAAAAAGATACCGATGCAAGATGGATGACCAAATCAGGTGAAAAACACTTTGGATTTAAAGATCATATCAATGCAGATGAGAAAACAAAGCTCATTACCAAATATTCTGTAACCAGTGCAGCACCTCATGATTCAACAGAGATTGAAAATATAGTTGATGAAACAGACAATAGGCTTCATGCTGATAGTGCATACAGAAGTAAAGAGATAGAAGAACACCTTAAAGCCATTGAATGCGAAAGCTTTGTCCATGAAAAAGGCTATAGAGGTAGTCCTCTTACAGAACAACAAAAAGAATCAAATAACAAAAAATCAAAAATCAGAGCAAGAGTAGAACATATCTTTGGATTTATGACAAACTCTATGAATAATGCTCTGTATATGAGATCAATAGGAATAAAGAGGATCAAAGAATTACTTAACTTAACCTATAACCTCTTTAGATTTGAACAGCTAATAAGATTAGAAAAAGTGAAAATATAG
- the eno gene encoding phosphopyruvate hydratase, which produces MVFIDNVYADEVMDSRGNPTVRATVILSDGTKANAIVPSGASTGKREALELRDADSRFLGKGVLKAVENVNTRIADELIGQSPFNQAEVDAIMKELDGTHNYSNLGANAVLGVSMAVARAASTSLNMPLYRYLGGANAMTMPVPMFNIINGGEHANNSVDFQEYMIMPTGFENFNEGLRAVAEIYQHLKKIIDAMGESTAVGDEGGFAPNLKSNEEPISVIMSAIEKAGYKAGEQISIALDVAASELIDEKTKKYVLKGENRELTSAQLVDYYADLCSKYPIVSIEDGLSEDDWDGWKILTEKLGNKVQLVGDDLFVTNASIVAEGIKKGIANAVLIKPNQIGSVSETMQTIRLAQRNNYNCIMSHRSGESEDAFIADFAVALNCGQIKTGSTARSDRIAKYNRLLEIGTEIGYSEYLGKQPFSKK; this is translated from the coding sequence GTGGTATTTATTGATAATGTTTATGCTGACGAAGTGATGGATTCAAGAGGAAATCCAACTGTTAGAGCAACTGTAATTTTAAGTGATGGTACGAAAGCGAATGCTATAGTTCCAAGTGGTGCAAGCACAGGAAAAAGAGAAGCTTTGGAATTAAGAGATGCAGATAGCAGATTTTTAGGTAAAGGTGTTTTAAAAGCTGTTGAAAATGTAAATACTAGAATTGCTGATGAGCTAATTGGACAAAGTCCATTTAATCAAGCAGAAGTTGATGCAATTATGAAAGAACTAGATGGAACACATAACTACTCTAATCTTGGAGCAAATGCTGTTTTAGGTGTTTCTATGGCAGTTGCAAGAGCAGCATCTACTTCATTAAATATGCCATTATATAGATATTTAGGTGGAGCAAATGCTATGACTATGCCAGTTCCAATGTTTAATATTATAAATGGTGGAGAGCATGCAAATAACTCTGTAGATTTCCAAGAGTATATGATTATGCCAACAGGTTTTGAAAACTTCAACGAAGGTTTAAGAGCAGTTGCAGAGATTTATCAACACCTTAAAAAAATTATTGATGCAATGGGTGAAAGTACAGCAGTTGGTGATGAGGGTGGATTTGCTCCAAATTTAAAATCAAATGAAGAACCAATTTCAGTTATTATGAGTGCAATTGAAAAAGCTGGATATAAAGCTGGAGAGCAAATCTCTATTGCTCTTGATGTTGCAGCTTCTGAATTAATCGATGAAAAAACAAAAAAATATGTTTTAAAAGGTGAAAATAGAGAATTAACTTCAGCACAGCTTGTTGATTATTATGCTGATTTATGTTCTAAATATCCAATTGTTTCAATTGAAGATGGTTTAAGTGAAGATGATTGGGATGGATGGAAAATTTTAACTGAAAAACTTGGAAACAAAGTTCAATTAGTTGGAGATGATCTATTTGTTACAAATGCATCTATTGTTGCTGAAGGTATTAAAAAGGGTATTGCAAATGCAGTATTAATCAAACCAAATCAAATTGGAAGTGTAAGTGAAACAATGCAAACAATCAGACTTGCACAAAGAAATAACTACAATTGTATTATGAGTCACAGAAGTGGAGAGAGTGAAGATGCATTTATTGCTGATTTTGCTGTTGCTTTAAATTGTGGACAAATCAAAACTGGAAGCACAGCAAGAAGTGATAGAATCGCAAAATATAATAGACTTCTTGAAATTGGAACAGAAATTGGCTATAGTGAATATTTAGGGAAACAACCTTTCTCTAAAAAATAA
- a CDS encoding FtsB family cell division protein: MSNKKSNIFGFMLVVIFSLLATVYFAYHWVNLLFGDNSIQVYNSLKHKKEYLEDEISRLQKENAYLQKEYFELKNLEPEE, from the coding sequence ATGTCTAATAAAAAAAGTAATATTTTTGGATTTATGCTAGTAGTGATTTTTTCACTACTAGCTACTGTTTATTTTGCTTATCATTGGGTGAATCTTCTTTTTGGAGATAATTCAATACAAGTTTATAACTCTTTAAAGCATAAAAAAGAGTACTTAGAAGATGAAATTTCGAGATTGCAAAAAGAGAATGCTTATTTGCAAAAAGAGTATTTTGAATTAAAAAATTTGGAGCCAGAAGAATGA
- a CDS encoding AMIN domain-containing protein has product MKKVILGISIIFCVTLSGRDNPFAKYEEETGKMYELNETPKTVEEIQEAQYIQKIQNQINSQSEPVSSTPKANVQKAPEKTYTKKELEAIVQKANKQNEQKTKEIVKKELANVKKEPEQVIYVKPRADVDSNKTSTTVNPSSNSLKQKNILPFLNIENSDNELIIRSEHKMFKKFSIDKENKLAFDYKAKVNFNTKKEILSGSNFKNITVGNHQKGGYYRVAVELGSKVSKYSVDVNDKEIVIKLK; this is encoded by the coding sequence ATGAAAAAAGTAATTTTAGGAATATCTATAATATTTTGTGTAACACTTAGTGGTAGAGATAACCCATTTGCAAAATACGAAGAAGAGACAGGAAAAATGTATGAGTTAAATGAAACTCCAAAAACTGTTGAAGAGATTCAAGAGGCACAGTATATTCAAAAAATACAAAATCAAATCAATTCTCAAAGTGAACCAGTATCATCTACACCTAAAGCTAATGTACAAAAAGCACCAGAAAAAACTTATACTAAAAAAGAGTTAGAAGCTATTGTTCAAAAAGCAAATAAACAAAATGAACAAAAAACTAAAGAGATTGTAAAAAAAGAGCTTGCAAATGTTAAAAAAGAGCCAGAGCAGGTAATTTACGTAAAGCCAAGAGCTGATGTAGATAGCAATAAAACAAGTACTACTGTAAATCCTAGTTCAAATTCATTAAAACAAAAAAACATTTTGCCATTTTTAAATATTGAAAATAGTGATAATGAGTTGATTATACGAAGTGAACATAAAATGTTTAAAAAATTTTCTATAGATAAAGAGAATAAATTAGCTTTTGATTATAAAGCTAAAGTAAATTTTAATACAAAAAAAGAGATTTTATCAGGAAGCAATTTTAAGAATATTACAGTTGGAAATCATCAAAAAGGTGGTTATTATAGAGTTGCTGTTGAGCTTGGTTCTAAAGTATCAAAGTATAGTGTTGATGTTAATGACAAAGAGATTGTAATTAAATTAAAATAG